AGATGCGAGGTGAAGTTTAGTAGCCGAGCCGGTAAGCACCGTTATATGTGATGCACATGTTAGTGTGCTTAGAGATAAGACATATTGTCTTAAGAAGGGTGGCACCGTGGAAGCGTAGCCTTTCGCCCCTACATTTGGGGTGAAAGGTTTTTTTATTACTCAAATTTATCTTTAAGTTCAATTTGACAGATTACTTGATTGAGTGGAAAGGAGGTGAAGGGAGTGAATTCAAGAAAGACATTGAGAGAGTTTATACTTTGTGCGCTTCTTATGGCGATTGGCGTTGTTCTGCACTTTATTACTCCTGCATTTATGCTTAATATGAGACCAGACTTTATGCTATCTATGCTTTTTATATCTTTAATGCTTGTTGATGATTTAAAGATAAATTACGTTACAGCGATTATAGCAGGTATACTGACAGCTCTAACAGGATCGATGCCTGGCGGTCAGATTGCTAATCCTATAGACAAACTTGTTACATCAACCATTATAATTTTTATGCTTAAGCTTTTGAGAAATAGAGTAAACGAAGGAATAATCGTTGGAATTGTAGGTATCATTGGAACGATCATATCAGGTTCTGTATTTTTAGGTGTTGTATCAATTATAGCAGGACTGCCGGGACCATTTTACCTTCTCATGCTGACAGTTGTTTTGCCGACGGCAATTGTAAATACAGTAGTTACTGTGATTGGATATTATATTATCAAGAAGGTTTCAAAATCTACTTTAGTTGTCAATAAATAAAAATTTTATTTTGTCAATGCAAATCCTCGCAAGAGGATTTTTTATTTTTGTGTAGAATTAAAATGATGTGTGACATCAACTTAATATCTTTCTATTGAAAAAGTTTTAGCAATATCGTAATATTTTATTCGAGAAGGAAGTTATGGAGGGGCTATTGTGAAAACGTTACAGAAAGTTTACGCTTTTTTGAAAAGAAATATAATTTTGATATTGATGACTTTGATTGCGGTACTCAGCATTTTTTTATATAAATTTCAGCAAATTGAGGAACCAGTTTTAGCAGGAAAACCGTCTTATCATTTCTATTTGGTCGCACAAAATTCTGTCGATCCTTTCTGGAAAGAAGTGCAAAAAGGTGCCGAAGATGCTGCAAAATTTTACAACGTTGCTGTTGAATTTAATGCTCCTAAATTTAATAATTTAGATGAAGAGCTAGAATTTCTCGATATTGCAGTTCTGTCGAAAGTTGATGGCATCATAACGCATGTTTCTTATGATGGAGATTTTAATACTTTAATAAATGAAGCATATGAAAACAAAATACCTGTTGTTACAATTGAAAATGATTTAAAAGACAGCAAAAGGAAATCATTTGTTGGTGCAAACAGCTTTATATTGGGAGAAGAAGCGGGGAAGCTTATGAAGTTGGCAACAGGTGGTAAAGCAAATATAGCAGTTATCATGAGCAACGATGTGGGAAAAGATACGGCAAGCCAAAATTTAAAGCTAAGTGGATTTTTAGGTGTTATTAATAGTACTTCAGAAATGAAGGTATCAAAAGTATATACGTCGCAGTTAGGAGCCCTAAGTGCTGAAGAAATAACTCAGTCAATAATAAACGGCGGTGAAGGAATAAACGCATTATATATAACGGATTCGGTTGATACGATAGGTGCAGCTCAAGTTGTGGTGGATTTCAGCAAAGTAGGTGAAATATCTATAGTTGGGTACGGTGATACACCGGATATTTTGAGATATGTTGATAAAGGTATTATTTATGGTACAGTTATGAGCGACCCATATAAGATGGGGTATGAGAGCGTTAAGGCAATGATGGAAATCAAGAAAAATAATGAGGTTTCTACATTCATAGATACAGGCGTAAATATTATTACAAAAAGCAATGTAAAAGAGTATGAGGATAAGATAAAACAAAAAGATTAGTAGGTGTTATTGTGAATAAAAGTTTATTTGAATTTAAAGGCATAAGGAGAAAAATATTTGCACATCTTTTAATAACTACGTTGATAATGGGTATAACCAGTATTTACTCTTATTACAATGCCAAGATTGTAATTGATAGATTAAAATCAATATTTACAGATTACGTCTACTTAAACAATCTCAATAACGATATAAATTCTCTAGAGACAGAAGTGGAAAAATATCTTTCCACAAAATCCTCCGATTCGCTTCTTAATTATTATACGATTAGCAACAAACTAAACAATAGTGCTGAAGACATGATAAACATAGTGACATATGATAATGACAGCCTCATGCAAAAAGACATTGGCAATATGATAATGAGCTTACTATCAGAAACTGATAAAGCAGTAAATGCGAAAAGAGGCAGAATAAGCAGCGAATATATAGAATACTTTACTAGAGCAAATAAGATAAATGACTATATAAAGATGTACATTAATAATCTCATATACAATAAGCTTCAAGAAGGATCGTTAAAGTACAATAAAATATCAAAAAATATGGTTTTTATAAGCTTTTTAAATATTTTTCTAATATTAATATCTGTAGTTTTAAATATTGTGTTAGCCATTATATATACTTACAGGATAACTAGGCCAATATCTGAGCTTTCTGATACAGCCGAAAGGATTTCAAAAGGAGATTTTGACATCGAGCCTATAAGAATCAAGACAGATGATGAGGTCAATATACTGGCTGATGCGTTTAATAAAATGGTTACAAACATTAAAAACTATATTGATGAAATAAAGATGCAGGCAAAAGTGGAAAAAAGGCTTAAAGAGCAAGAGATGCAGAACCTAAAGATGAGAAATATATTAAGAGAGTCTGAATTAAAAGCACTTCAGTCACAGATAAATCCACATTTTTTATTTAATACTTTAAATGCGGCATCACAGATTGCAATGATGGAGGGTGCGGAAAAATCGTCAGAGTTTATAGAAAAAGTAGCAGATCTATTCAGATACAACTTGAGAAAGCTAGACAAGCCGGTGACATTGAAAGAAGAAGTTGATAATGTGTTTAACTACATGTATATATTAAAAACAAGATTTGGCGAAAAAGTAGAATTTCAAACAAGCATAGATGAAAGCCTTTTAAATCTCAAAGTTCCCTGCACGATTATACAGCCTGTTGTTGAAAACGCCTTTATACACGGCATAGAGGAGATAGAAGGGAAAGGTATTATCCGCATTGAAATAAAAGAGGTCGACGGCAGTATACACATTGATGTTATAGATGATGGAATGGGCATGAGTCATGAAAGCATCAATAAAATTCTTTCTGCAGATGATCCTGACAACGATGAAAATAAGCATGTCACAGGCATTGGAATGCACAATGTAATAAATCGTTTAAGGTTATATTACAATATAGCTGATATCAATGACGTCATAGAGATTGAAAGCCGCATTGGATATGGAACTAGAGTAACATTGAAGATTCCTATGGGAAGGGGTAATGCAGCGTGATAAAGTTGTTGATTGCTGACGATGAGCAGATAGTCCTTGACTCTTTAAAATTTATCATCGAGAATAACTGCCACGATGTAGATGTTATTGGTTTTGCAAAATCGGGAAGAGAAGCAATTGAAAAAGCTGATGCATTGAAGCCTGATGTGATTTTTATGGATATAAGGATGCCAGGCATAGATGGCATGGAAGCTATCAAAAGGATTAAAGAAATCCACAATGACATTGAGTTTGTAATAATAACGGCTTATGACTATTTTAATTATGCAAAAGAAGCGATAAAACTGGATGTAGTCGATTATCTGTTGAAACCTATGAATAAAAATAAGGTAATCGATACGGTTTTAAAAGTCAAAAAAATCGTAGAAACAAAGCGGGAAAACATGATGAAGGAACTTGAGATGAAAGAGAAAATGATAATGATACTGCCACATCTTGAAAGTGAAATGATATATTCACTGGCATCAGCCACATTTAGGCAGGAAAACATTGATTTCTATGGAAGTATCTTCAATATGAATCTAAATATTGGATATGCTTTAGTGGTTTTATTTGAAAAGGATGATAATGAGAGTCACTTAGACAATTTAGCTGGTAATGTCAAGATGCAGGAAACATTAATCTACATTAAAGAATTTATAAAAAACACAGGGCCTTGCTTAGCAGGTATCTTGCTTGATAGGATAATTGTATTTGTTCCAGTTGAAAGTGATGAAGATCTGTTTACAATTAAAAATACTTCAATAGATTTTGCGGAAAAAATTTTAAAAGAAACACATGGCAAAGATTCAAAAGTCAGGATTGGAATAGGCAGACCATATCAAACCAGTTATTTTTCAAAATCATACGATGAGGCTGATTTTGCTGCAAAGATGGGTATAGACAGCATAACACATTTTGATGATATTAAATTGTCTGACAATGGAGAGCTGATTTTAAGCAATGATGATGAAGAACTGATAAATAATATTATATCGAACAATATTGATGCGGCTCTGATTAAAGTCAACGGCATATTTCAAAAATTGCTGCTTCATTATAAAGATGATATGAATTTATTTAAATCAAAACTTTTGAGTTTATCTATTGAAATAATTGCTAAGATTAGTTCGTATTGCGATGTAACTTCCGAATTAGAAGAGAATATGATTGTTAAAATTTTGAGGACAAATGAAATTGAAAACATTAAAAAGACTTTTTCGCAGTTTATATCAAATATAGTATTGAAGCTGCATGAAAACAGAGAGAGATATTACACAGGACTTATTGCGAAAGCTATTGAGTTTATAAATGAAAATTATGATAAAGATATTAAGCTGTACGATGTGGCAAAGATGCTGAATATCAGCTACTACTATTTCAGTAAGACGTTTAAAGAGGAGACAAAGTGCAATTTTGTTGATTATATTACTCAAGTCAGGATAAATAAAGCAAAAGAGTTTTTGCTAGATGATTCCATAAGTGTGAAAGAAGTCTGCTTTAAGGTAGGCTATAATGATCCAAACTATTTTAGCAGGATTTTCAGGAAGGAGACCGGCATGACTCCTACAGAGTACAAGAGTAAAAATTCGGAGGGAGGTGTTGCGTTTGAGTGTTAAGTTTAAAAACGTGATTTTGGCTTTGCTTATCCTAGTTTTACTGTTTTTGCTGATCTTAATAAGCAGCAAGGTCTACAAATTTTATGTTGCAAGTAAGTTGGATCGGGAAGTTTCAAATGATAGTGATGTAATAAAAATAGGATTTTCTCTAGGTACTTTAAAAGAAGAAAGATGGGTAAAAGATCGAGACATATTCATGGCAAAAGCGAAAGAGCTTGGGGCAGAAGTGTTTGTTCAAAATGCCAATAATGACGATGAAGATCAGTTAAAGCAAGTGAAATATTTGCTGGACAAGAAAATCGATATTCTTGTCATTGTTCCAAACGATCTTAAAAAAGCTTCTGCAGCGGTAGAGATGG
The nucleotide sequence above comes from Thermoanaerobacterium sp. CMT5567-10. Encoded proteins:
- a CDS encoding response regulator, coding for MIKLLIADDEQIVLDSLKFIIENNCHDVDVIGFAKSGREAIEKADALKPDVIFMDIRMPGIDGMEAIKRIKEIHNDIEFVIITAYDYFNYAKEAIKLDVVDYLLKPMNKNKVIDTVLKVKKIVETKRENMMKELEMKEKMIMILPHLESEMIYSLASATFRQENIDFYGSIFNMNLNIGYALVVLFEKDDNESHLDNLAGNVKMQETLIYIKEFIKNTGPCLAGILLDRIIVFVPVESDEDLFTIKNTSIDFAEKILKETHGKDSKVRIGIGRPYQTSYFSKSYDEADFAAKMGIDSITHFDDIKLSDNGELILSNDDEELINNIISNNIDAALIKVNGIFQKLLLHYKDDMNLFKSKLLSLSIEIIAKISSYCDVTSELEENMIVKILRTNEIENIKKTFSQFISNIVLKLHENRERYYTGLIAKAIEFINENYDKDIKLYDVAKMLNISYYYFSKTFKEETKCNFVDYITQVRINKAKEFLLDDSISVKEVCFKVGYNDPNYFSRIFRKETGMTPTEYKSKNSEGGVAFEC
- a CDS encoding substrate-binding domain-containing protein yields the protein MKTLQKVYAFLKRNIILILMTLIAVLSIFLYKFQQIEEPVLAGKPSYHFYLVAQNSVDPFWKEVQKGAEDAAKFYNVAVEFNAPKFNNLDEELEFLDIAVLSKVDGIITHVSYDGDFNTLINEAYENKIPVVTIENDLKDSKRKSFVGANSFILGEEAGKLMKLATGGKANIAVIMSNDVGKDTASQNLKLSGFLGVINSTSEMKVSKVYTSQLGALSAEEITQSIINGGEGINALYITDSVDTIGAAQVVVDFSKVGEISIVGYGDTPDILRYVDKGIIYGTVMSDPYKMGYESVKAMMEIKKNNEVSTFIDTGVNIITKSNVKEYEDKIKQKD
- a CDS encoding sensor histidine kinase, with the translated sequence MNKSLFEFKGIRRKIFAHLLITTLIMGITSIYSYYNAKIVIDRLKSIFTDYVYLNNLNNDINSLETEVEKYLSTKSSDSLLNYYTISNKLNNSAEDMINIVTYDNDSLMQKDIGNMIMSLLSETDKAVNAKRGRISSEYIEYFTRANKINDYIKMYINNLIYNKLQEGSLKYNKISKNMVFISFLNIFLILISVVLNIVLAIIYTYRITRPISELSDTAERISKGDFDIEPIRIKTDDEVNILADAFNKMVTNIKNYIDEIKMQAKVEKRLKEQEMQNLKMRNILRESELKALQSQINPHFLFNTLNAASQIAMMEGAEKSSEFIEKVADLFRYNLRKLDKPVTLKEEVDNVFNYMYILKTRFGEKVEFQTSIDESLLNLKVPCTIIQPVVENAFIHGIEEIEGKGIIRIEIKEVDGSIHIDVIDDGMGMSHESINKILSADDPDNDENKHVTGIGMHNVINRLRLYYNIADINDVIEIESRIGYGTRVTLKIPMGRGNAA
- a CDS encoding tryptophan transporter, with the protein product MNSRKTLREFILCALLMAIGVVLHFITPAFMLNMRPDFMLSMLFISLMLVDDLKINYVTAIIAGILTALTGSMPGGQIANPIDKLVTSTIIIFMLKLLRNRVNEGIIVGIVGIIGTIISGSVFLGVVSIIAGLPGPFYLLMLTVVLPTAIVNTVVTVIGYYIIKKVSKSTLVVNK